In Myxococcus stipitatus, the following are encoded in one genomic region:
- a CDS encoding right-handed parallel beta-helix repeat-containing protein: MRGEKWIRGVALVCALLSLNAAWARGSFAPSQKRGGKPACNFVPSSNPVRVWYVSPSGKDSDDCGTRALPFGTILFAVKKARPGDIIRVQAGEYPESVVIGGSVEKGTAEAPITLLGEDNARITPKAIGTNKCIGTLVQVSKPYWIVEGFEIDVRGEECFGVSFTGDTTGSKLTHCTVHNGTLGAGISIHGNAQGVVIKDNHIHNFRKKITDSHGIVIQAPSQNVTIRNNEIRGNAGDAIQCENIDPSKEARGINIIKNKLHHNGENGVDIKTCKEVVIRDNTMSRFRKSETSAGEAIVIHYSAQDVLIEGNHISDAGRGISVGGSLVGGQPSPQNVMVYGNTITNIIKSGSSDGVGIRVENASDVDIVGNSISNTSGYGLMLGLGSNKNPSGGAALPSSSLTVTGNAIEGHFLVHLGRDPLRPNLKMYGNQYSSGGTFKSDTTEIQAFTAWLTASKVDQGSTQAP, translated from the coding sequence ATGAGGGGTGAGAAATGGATACGAGGCGTAGCCCTGGTTTGCGCGCTGTTGTCACTGAACGCTGCTTGGGCAAGGGGCAGCTTTGCGCCCAGCCAGAAGAGGGGCGGGAAGCCAGCCTGCAACTTTGTTCCGTCCAGCAATCCGGTTCGCGTGTGGTACGTAAGTCCCTCGGGCAAGGATTCCGACGACTGCGGCACGAGAGCGCTGCCGTTCGGCACAATCCTCTTCGCGGTGAAGAAGGCTCGCCCCGGAGATATCATTCGCGTCCAGGCGGGGGAGTATCCGGAATCCGTCGTAATTGGTGGCTCCGTAGAGAAGGGCACAGCAGAGGCGCCAATCACCCTGCTAGGGGAAGACAATGCTCGCATCACTCCAAAAGCAATCGGAACCAACAAGTGCATTGGAACGCTTGTGCAGGTGAGCAAGCCCTACTGGATTGTGGAAGGCTTTGAAATCGACGTACGTGGCGAGGAATGTTTCGGCGTCAGCTTCACTGGGGACACCACTGGCTCAAAGCTCACCCATTGCACCGTCCACAACGGCACGCTAGGAGCAGGCATCTCGATCCATGGAAATGCTCAGGGCGTCGTCATCAAGGACAACCACATCCACAACTTCCGAAAGAAAATCACTGATTCACATGGAATCGTCATCCAAGCACCTTCGCAGAACGTCACCATTCGAAACAATGAGATTCGCGGCAACGCAGGGGACGCCATACAGTGCGAGAACATCGACCCCTCAAAGGAGGCGCGCGGAATCAACATCATCAAAAACAAACTACATCACAACGGCGAAAACGGCGTAGACATCAAGACATGCAAGGAGGTCGTCATTCGCGACAACACGATGTCCAGATTTCGCAAATCCGAGACCTCCGCGGGAGAGGCCATTGTCATTCACTACTCCGCACAGGACGTGCTTATAGAGGGCAACCACATCAGCGACGCGGGACGCGGCATCTCGGTGGGCGGTTCCCTCGTGGGAGGTCAGCCCAGTCCGCAGAACGTGATGGTGTACGGCAACACCATCACGAACATCATCAAGAGCGGCAGCAGCGACGGCGTGGGCATCCGTGTGGAGAACGCATCCGACGTGGATATCGTAGGCAACAGCATCTCCAACACCTCGGGCTACGGGTTAATGCTGGGGCTGGGCTCAAACAAGAATCCATCCGGCGGCGCAGCTTTGCCCAGCAGCAGCCTGACAGTGACGGGCAATGCCATCGAGGGACACTTCCTTGTTCACTTGGGGCGAGACCCACTCCGGCCTAACTTGAAGATGTACGGAAACCAGTATTCCAGCGGTGGGACATTCAAGTCTGACACCACGGAAATCCAGGCCTTCACAGCATGGCTTACAGCATCAAAAGTTGACCAAGGGTCCACACAGGCTCCCTGA
- a CDS encoding DUF6900 domain-containing protein gives MYGSHAPWSRRARGIHDRHFRGTLRHRKAGYLPSLDATLKRIAERHMGFETLETRIGPIDFREVAVWEVKDALEAAYKAGHEAASSAHGVGPKCLSPVSNPSAQ, from the coding sequence GTGTATGGCTCCCACGCGCCTTGGAGCAGGCGCGCCAGAGGAATCCATGACAGACACTTCCGAGGCACGTTGCGTCACCGAAAAGCAGGCTACCTCCCCTCCCTCGATGCAACGCTCAAGCGAATCGCAGAGCGGCACATGGGTTTCGAGACGCTGGAGACGCGCATCGGTCCCATCGACTTCCGCGAGGTCGCTGTGTGGGAAGTGAAGGACGCGCTCGAAGCGGCCTACAAAGCAGGCCACGAGGCAGCCAGCAGCGCCCACGGCGTCGGACCGAAGTGCCTCAGCCCCGTGTCGAATCCCAGCGCACAATGA
- a CDS encoding DUF6900 domain-containing protein: MTPRKPRTTTSAKPAPAPEATLERIARETLNVETLATQDSDSLDFHDVAVWQLKDALEAAYQAGLSAASSPSSK, encoded by the coding sequence ATGACACCCCGTAAGCCTCGCACCACCACTTCCGCGAAGCCCGCCCCCGCGCCCGAGGCAACCCTTGAGCGAATTGCTCGCGAAACGCTGAACGTCGAAACGCTGGCAACTCAAGACAGCGACAGCCTCGACTTTCACGACGTCGCGGTGTGGCAACTGAAGGACGCCCTCGAAGCGGCCTACCAAGCCGGCCTGAGCGCCGCCAGCAGCCCCAGCAGCAAGTAG
- a CDS encoding DUF2924 domain-containing protein, whose protein sequence is MPRNAAPKTKTLESMNLTELRARYHAVVGEETRSPNKKFLIRRIEEALATTKQRSASRRATTTAPSAPPAAAARAAPTAEATHPASQRGRFADMSLEDLQAKYREVVGRPTGSSDIPYLKWKIREAESGRVPVGPRPAREAKVREDGKRVIPLSFDADKLTALDKAWRDAGFPSRTRFITHAVHGALTAMGATEAAALFAP, encoded by the coding sequence ATGCCTCGCAACGCCGCACCGAAGACGAAGACGCTGGAGTCCATGAACCTGACGGAGCTGCGCGCCCGCTACCACGCAGTGGTGGGCGAGGAGACGCGCAGCCCGAACAAGAAGTTCCTCATCCGCCGCATCGAGGAAGCGCTGGCGACCACGAAGCAGCGCAGTGCCTCCCGCCGCGCGACGACCACCGCCCCCAGCGCGCCTCCGGCGGCGGCTGCCCGGGCGGCCCCCACGGCCGAGGCCACGCACCCGGCCAGCCAGCGCGGGCGCTTCGCAGACATGTCGCTGGAGGACTTGCAGGCGAAGTACCGCGAAGTCGTCGGGCGCCCGACGGGCAGCAGCGACATCCCCTACCTCAAGTGGAAGATTCGGGAGGCGGAGTCCGGCCGCGTGCCGGTGGGCCCCCGCCCCGCGCGCGAGGCAAAAGTGCGCGAGGACGGCAAGCGCGTCATCCCGCTCTCCTTCGATGCAGACAAGCTGACGGCCTTGGACAAGGCCTGGCGCGACGCGGGCTTTCCGAGCCGTACGCGCTTCATCACGCACGCGGTGCACGGTGCGCTCACGGCGATGGGCGCCACCGAGGCCGCCGCGCTCTTCGCCCCTTAA